Genomic DNA from Jonesia denitrificans DSM 20603:
CCTGGACAAACCGTGACGGGGTTGAGTACGTGTGGTTCAACAACGTGGAAACCAAACCCGGTTTGGGTTACCCACGCGGATACGAAGACCAAGAACGGTGGAATGGCGGGTGGACCCTAGACCGCAAGGGACGGTTACAACTGAAATCAGGGGGACGGTTGAAACGATTGGCATCAATTTTTGCCAACCCGAACCTTCCCACCCTGGATGACTACTATGAACCTGCCACCTACGATTTTGATCAACTCGTCAATGCGCCTGCCCAAGACGATGTACCTACAGCACGCCCAAAGTCGGTGATCACTGGGAAAGACATGAAAATCGAATGGGGAGCTAACTGGGATGACGACCTTGCCGGGTCCCCAGAGATCGCCCATCTCGACCCGAACCTGAAAAACATGTCCGAACAAGTGAAGATGTCTTTTGAGCAGACCTTCATGTTCCACCTGCCACGGATTTGTGAACACTGCCTCAACCCTGCGTGCGTGTCGGCATGCCCGTCATCCGCGATGTACAAACGCGTTGAAGACGGCATCGTCCTGGTGGACCAAGACGCATGCCGTGGCTGGCGCATGTGTGTGTCCGCCTGCCCGTACAAGAAGGTGTACATCAACCACCAAACAGGTAAAGCAGAAAAATGTACGTTTTGCTTCCCCAGGATCGAAGAAGGGCTTCCCACGGTCTGCGCTGAAACGTGTGTGGGCCGACTTCGGTACATCGGCATCGTGTTCTACGACGCAGACAAAGTCTCAGAAGCCGCATCTGTCACCGACGAAAAAGACCTCCTCGACTCGCAACGCGACATCATCTTGAACCCGTTCGATCCTGAGGTACTGGCAGCAGCACGAGCGGAGGGCATCCCTGAGGACTGGATCAAGGCAGCTCAAGACTCGCCCATCTACAAACTCATCCACACCTACAAAATCGCGTTGCCGCTGCACCCGGAATACCGCACCCTCCCGATGGTGTGGTACGTCCCGCCGCTGTCACCAGTCCTTGACGTCACGACAGAACTGGGACGAGACAACACCGACGCAGATGACGTGTTCCACACCATCTCCTCACTGCGCATCCCCATGGAATACCTTGCCTCGATCTTCACTGCAGGCGACGTTGACACAATCGCTGGTGTGTTGATGAAACTCGCGGGAATGCGCACCTTCATGAGGAACCGCACCATCAACGGTGACGTGTCCAACGAAGTTCTCGAACGAATCGGTATGTCCGCCCAGGACGTCGAAGACATGTACCGCCTCCTGGCGATCGCCAAAATGTCCGATCGGTACGTGATCCCGAAAGCCCACACAGAGCGGGCAGCAGAACTTGCTTCCTGGCAGTCCGGGTGCTCGCTTGATGGCCCCGGTGGGCCAGGGATGAGCAACGTATCAACCCGCGGTGGCAAGGTACCACTGACCCTGGCACGCAGGAGGCCACGATGAGTCCCACAACAACACGTAAAGCTGTGACCATCCCCCTGTTTCGCCGCTCCAAGCGGC
This window encodes:
- the narH gene encoding nitrate reductase subunit beta gives rise to the protein MRVMSQVAMVMNLDKCIGCHTCSVTCKQTWTNRDGVEYVWFNNVETKPGLGYPRGYEDQERWNGGWTLDRKGRLQLKSGGRLKRLASIFANPNLPTLDDYYEPATYDFDQLVNAPAQDDVPTARPKSVITGKDMKIEWGANWDDDLAGSPEIAHLDPNLKNMSEQVKMSFEQTFMFHLPRICEHCLNPACVSACPSSAMYKRVEDGIVLVDQDACRGWRMCVSACPYKKVYINHQTGKAEKCTFCFPRIEEGLPTVCAETCVGRLRYIGIVFYDADKVSEAASVTDEKDLLDSQRDIILNPFDPEVLAAARAEGIPEDWIKAAQDSPIYKLIHTYKIALPLHPEYRTLPMVWYVPPLSPVLDVTTELGRDNTDADDVFHTISSLRIPMEYLASIFTAGDVDTIAGVLMKLAGMRTFMRNRTINGDVSNEVLERIGMSAQDVEDMYRLLAIAKMSDRYVIPKAHTERAAELASWQSGCSLDGPGGPGMSNVSTRGGKVPLTLARRRPR